DNA from Verrucomicrobiia bacterium:
CACCTGGAACTACAAGGATGATGAAGCCAAAACGCGGCATTTGGGGCCGATGGCCCAGGATTTCTACGCCGCCTTCCAACTGGGCGCGGATGACAAGCACATCGCCATGGTGGACGCCGACGGTGTGGCGCTGGCGGCCATTCAGGGATTGCATCAACAAGTGGAGGAAAAAGATCGGCGGATTGCGGAATTGCAAAAGGAATTGGCTGCGTTGCGTGAGGAACTGGCCGGCCAAAAGGACGCCAGTCGGCGGTGGGAGGAGCGTCTGCAGGCCCTGGAAAAGCGCCTGGGAACTCCCTAAAGCTCAAGGTGGGGAGGGATAAGAACTGGTGGCTGGGGGCGGAATCGAACCGCCGACACAAGGATTTTCAGTCCTCTGCTCTACCAACTGAGCTACCCAGCCACCGGGGAGGGTGCGCGTCAGCGCGGGCATCAAAGTGCATGACGATTGGGGCTATTGCAAGCAGGAAAATGCTTGCCGAATTTTAAGGCGACTTGCAAGGCGGCGGATCCCCGTGCCATAGGGCTGGCTAGAGGGTGATTCGTTCTGCGACCTGCGCCACGTCTTTGTCCCCACGGCCGGAGAGGTTGAGGAGGATGATTTGGTCATGGCCAAGGGTGGGGGCACGCTGAATGGCGGCGGCGATGGCGTGGGCGCTTTCCAAAGCGGGAATAATGCCTTCCAACCGGGCCAGGCGCAGGAAGGCGTCGAGTGCCTGTTCATCCGTGGCATAGCTGTATTCCACCCGGCCCTGATCGCGCAACCAGGCATGTTCAGGCCCCACGGCGGCATAGTCCAAGCCGGCGGAAACGCTGTGCGTCAGTTCAATCTGGCCATAGGGGTCTTGCAACACGTAAGAGCGGGTGCCCTGGAGCACGCCCAGGGAGCCGCCCTGAAAGCGGGCGGCATGTTTGCCGGGCTGGATGCCTTCGCCCCCGGCTTCCACGCCTAACATGCGCACGGAGGCGTCGCTTAGGAAGGGATAAAACAGGCCGATGGCATTGGAGCCACCGCCCACACAGGCGATCAGAAGGTCAGGCAGGCGTTCTTCTTTTTCCAAGATTTGGCGGCGAGCTTCATCCCCAATGACACGCTGAAAATTACGCACCATGACGGGGTAGGGGTGGGCGCCGTAGGCCGTACCGAGGATATAGTGGGTATGGCGGACATGGGTGACCCAGTCGCGCATGGCCTCGTTGATGGCTTCTTTGAGGGTGCGTTGGCCGGCGGTGACGGGTACGACCTGCGCGCCCAGCATTTTCATGCGAAAGACGTTCAGTTTCTGGCGCTCGCAGTCTGTTTCGCCCATGTACACCACGCATTCCAGGCCAAACATGGCGGCGACGGTGGCGGTGGCCACGCCGTGCTGGCCGGCGCCAGTTTCCGCAATGACCCGGCGTTTGCCCATACGGCGGGCCAGGAGCACCTGGCCAAGGGCATTATTGATTTTGTGGGCGCCTGTGTGCAGCAAGTCCTCACGTTTCAGATAGATTTTAGCACCGCCCAGCTCGCGGGTGAGGCGCTCGGCAAAGTACAGGGGCGTGGGGCGTCCGCAAAATTCGCGCAGGTAATACTGCAACTCGTCCTGGAAGGTGGGATCTTGCTGGGCGCGAAAGTACTCTTCCTCCAATTCCCGCAACGGGTGCATCAGCGTTTCCGGGACAAACCGTCCGCCGTACGGCCCAAAATGGCCTTGGGCATCCGGTGCGGTGGCGGCCAGCATGGCATCACTGTTCATGGGTTCAATTTAGGCCAGAATCAGGGGGTTGGGAAATCCATTTGTAGTGCGGCAAGCACGGGGTTAGGCCGCTGAGGGGTCTTGCGGGGCGGCGGGGGTTGCCGGAGAAGTAACCGCTTTGGGGGAAGTACGGCGGCAGAGCCACCACCACGTCACCACGCCGGTCAACAGAGAGATCCCGGCACCCACGAGATAGGGCAGGGCAGGGTGCAGCCCATAGTACACACCGGCAAACACGGGGCCGGCGATGCGCGCAAGGCTGCCCATGCTTTGGGCCACCCCCAGGGTGGCGCCCTGCTCGTGCGCATCGGTCATGGCGGAAATGAGGCCGAAGAGGGGAGGCCGGGTCAGGCTGGCTCCAATGGAAAGCGCGCCAATGGCCGCCAGCAACATCCACCAATCGCCTCCACCTGGGGCAAACAAACCTTTGAAACTCAGGACGGTGTGCCCCTGGATAAAGGGGAGTGGGAGCAGGCTGAAACCCACGATAAAAAGACTCATGGCTATGATGCGCCCTTCGCCAAAGCGACGGACCAGCCGGCCGATGAGGCCGCCTTGCACGACGGCCCCAATCACCCCGCCAAAGGCAAAGAGGATGCTCACGACTTCGGCATCCCGGGCGGTTGCGGGATCAAGCCGGAAATTGCGGCTGACCAGCAATCCCAAGGTTGTTTCATAGCATGTAAAACAGAAGGTGGCGAAGAAGAACACCAGGACCAGGAGTCCAATTTGCGGGTGTTTCATGGTGTGCCGCCATTGCTCCCAGCGGGGCCGGGGAGCGACGGCATCGGGCGCATGCCGGCTTTCCGGCAGCATGAAAAAGGCAAAGAGGAAGTTGGACAAACAAAGGGTGGCCGCCACCCATCCCGGTCCGGCATGGCCAAGGAGTTTCAGGCTGATGGCGCCTAAGGCCGGCCCGAAGATAAATCCCAGTCCAAAGGCCATACCAATAAGGCCCATGCGGCGGGAGCGTTCTGCTGGAGGGGTAATATCGGCGATGTAAGCCTGGGCAACGGCGATATTGGCGCCACAAATGCCGGCAATGACCCGTGATCCCAGCAGCAGGGCAATGGCGGCCGGTCCCTGCAGGGTGGAGGCCATGCCAAATGCTGCGTAGGACAGTGCGGCGCAGGCGGTGCTGCCCAACAGCACCGGCCGACGGCCAATCCGGTCGGATAATCTGCCCCAAACGGGCACAAAGAGGAACTGCATCAAGGAATAACTGGCCATGATCACGCCGATCATGACCTCGCTGGCCTGCAATTTTTGCCCATAAATGGGCAGCAAGGGCAGCACGATGCCGAAGCCCACCAGATCCAGGAAGACCGTCAAAAAAATGATCCCCATGCCGGGGGTGTTCCGGCGATTTCCGGATTGCCGTTCCATTATCTTGAAGTGTAGGCGCGCCCGGCCAAAGCGCAAGCATTGGGCTTTTCAAGCTGCTTCCCGCTCATGCCCAGCGATTTGGCCTCTTGATGAGTTGGGACCTGACCTCGGGTTGCAAGTGACCGGCCCAATATTAAACGGTCAACCGGGGGCGACAATGGATGATCAGTCTTGCTCATTGAAAAGAACGACATTTGCTGCGAGTTTATGTCAAATATGCAACGCAATAGCGCAATGACGGGCTGGGGCGGGCTGCTTGCCGCAATGCTCGTGCTTGGTTCGCTTACCGGCATGCTATCCGCTCAAACCACCAATGGCCAACTGGTGGTGCAATGGGGCCAGCCAACGGCCGCGAGCAAGGTGTTGGTGGCGCACGATGAGCTTTGGCACTACCGCCTGGGGACCAATGCACCGCAGGCCATTTGGGCCGTGGCCGCTGACAGCCAGCTCGATGGGACGTGGGCCGTGGGCCAGGGTGGATTTGGCTTTGGAGATCCCGGCATCGCCGGCGAGAATACCACGGTCAACGTGGCCAACCTCAGTTCAACCTTGTACTTGCGGCGCACTTTTCGGGTCACGGAGCCATTAGATCCGGCGGCAGTGCTGCGGTTGGTGGTGGATTACGACGATGGTTTTGTGGCGTATCTGGACGGGGTGGAGATCGCCCGCGCCAACCTGACCAATGCCGTGGGGGCGCCGGTGTTGCACACGGCCACCACTGGCGGGCGCAGCCATGAGGCCTCGTGTTGCAATCCCCCCACCAATCCGCCGGAGACTTTCACTTTGGGGGCCGTGGGGAACCGGCTGCCACCGGGGGATCACGTTTTGGCCATCATTGCTGTCAATCAGAGCCTGAGCAGTTCCGATTTGCATTTGATTGCCGAATTGCGACTGGACCCGCCTCCCACGGGCGAGGTGCACGGAGATTTCTTCAGCATCGTGGGGACTCGCGGGCTGACGGTTTCTGGCCGGCAGCAGGTGGCTGGAGCCCGGTGGGTGCTTATAAACGGCAATGAAGTGGCCGGACCCCCCGCGCCGGAGCAATGGCAGGTGTCGGTTCCTCTGTCACCTGGGGTTAATCGGCTGAGTGTTCAGGTAACGGACAGCACGGGGCATATCCTGTCTGAGACCAATCGCCTGGTTGTTCTACGCACGGCCGAAACCCTCGCGGGGGGCACCTTGGCCTCCAACACGCTCTGGCGTGCCGGCAGCGTGGTGCGGCTGACCAATTCCCTGGTTATTCCACGCGGGGGCAGTTTAATCATTGAGCCGGGGGTGGTGGTTCTGGCCGAGGCCAATGTCGTGGTGCGGGGCACCAATGTCACGGTGGCGGCTCAAGGCACGGAGGAACAACCCATTTTTTGGCTTCCTGCCGATGGGAGCAACACCAACTGGGGAGGACTGGTGCTGGTGGGCACCAACACCACCTTGGTTTTGCAGCAGGTGGAAATATTAGGTGGATATGTGGATCTGCGGGACGGCGCGCAAGGGTTGCTGGAAGATTGCTATTTGCATGATTACCGCGGCTCCAGTCCGCCCATTGTGCAGACGGTGGGCACGCCCAATGAGGTGACCATTGTTTTGCGCCGGTGTCATGTGGCGCGTTATCACGAGCTGCTGTTGCGCCTAAGCCATGTCCGTATTGAGGACTGCCTGCTGGAATATCAGGACTACAGCGGCGATGGGATTGATTTTGACGGGGCGCGGCCGGGTTCGCAGATCGTCCGCACGACGGTGCGGCGCGGCACGATATACAACACGGATGCCCTGGACATTGGTGAGTACTCCCCCACCGAGCCGTCGCGCGGGGTGCTGGTGGCCGATTGTTTGCTCCATGACTTCGTGGACAAGGGGGTGAGCATGGGGGCGTATGTGGAGGTGACGGTGAGCAATTGCGTGATTTACAACGTGGAGTCTGGCATTTCCGTCAAGGACAGCTCCCTGGCCGCCGTATATCAAAGCACGGTGGCGGCGGCCCAATATGGCATCCGCAATTATAACAAAGCCAATCCCAACGCGCCGGATGGGGGAGGGGCGGTGACCAGTTCATGGAACAACATATTTTGGAATTTGGAGGTGGCGGCGGTTTCGCTTTTGAACGGGTCAACGCTGGCCGCCGAATACTCCAATTTTTACCACACCAACTGGCCGGGGGTGGGCAATCTGGCCGTGGACCCCTTGTTTGTGGATGCCGCCCGTCATGATTACCGGCTGGCCACCAATTCTCCCTTGCGGGCTGCAGGCCGCGAGGGTTGGCCAATGGGGGCAATCTACCCGGTGGGCGGGATTCCTGCCGCTCCGGGGGCGCTGGAGGCCCTGCGCTTGACGCCGGGCACCTTGACGTTGCGATGGCTGGATGACGCGGACAATGAGGAGGCGTTTGAGTTGCAGCGTTCCACCGATTGCAGAACCTGGCAGCCCTTGGGCAGCGTGCCGGCCGACGTGTGCGAATATGCCGATGCCAACCCGCCGTTAGACGTCCGCGTTTATTATCGCGTCCGGGCCCGTAATCGCTCCGGCGTTTCTCCCTGGTCCGCGCCGGCCGGAGCAACGGTCCTGGGTGCTCCGCACCTGGGGGAGTTACGGCAGGTGATGTACGGGTCTTGGGGGGTGAGCCTTGATGTCCCCAGCGGCACGGAGGCGGTGTTGGAAGGCTCGGCGGATTTGCGCCATTGGCAAGCGTTGTGGATCACCAATGGTGTGGGCGGCAGATTGGAGCTGATGGATCCGGATCCCTTGCGTCCGGCATGGCGCTTTTACCGGGTGCGCCTCAACCGTTAACCCTTCCCGGCACCTCGGCAGGCCGGAAGCGGGCAATGATTGCTTTTAGGCCGGGGGTGCTTTAATTTGGGCCTCGCGTTTTTCGGGCATGGACCAGAGCGATGCGGAACTGATTGCCGCGGTGTTAAAGGGGGACACCGACAGTTTCGCGCCCCTGGTGGCCAAGTACAGTCCGCGTGTCTTTGCCACGGCCCGCCGCTATGCGCGCAAGGAGAGCGAGGTGGAGGACATCGCCCAGGAGGTGTGGCTGCGCGCCTACCAAAAATTATCCAGTTACCGGGCGGAAGCGCCCTTTGAGCACTGGTTGATGCGGCTGACGGTGCGGGTCTGCTATGATTTTCTACGGGAACATCAGCGCAACCGGGAAACGGTGCTTGCCGAGCTGACCGAAGATCAGGAGGACTGGCTGGAACGGTTTAACCAGGACCCCGCCGGGGCCGATAGCGGCGCCCAGGCGGCCAAAGAGCTCATTGACAAGGTGCTGGAGCAACTGTCTCCCGAGGCGCGGCTGGTGATCACGTTGCTGGAGATTGAGGAGCGTTCAGTCAAGGAAATCTCCCGGCTTACCGGCTGGTCCATTTCCCTGGTGAAGGTGAGAGCTTTTCGGGCACGGCGGGAGATGCGGAAAGTGCTCGAGAAAATGGCGCGTGACAAATACTATTGAGACCACTAAAAATGCCCTGTAACTTTTGTCCGGGGCTTGCCGTCTAAGTGGTTGGCAGGCTTATGCAATACGAGGCACTCGAAAAGAAACTGCTCGCCGCCGCCCGGAGCCATCCGCCGGGCGACCAGGTGCCGTACGCCTTTGAGCAACGCGTCCTGGCCCGCATCCGGCAGAAGCCGCAGGCGGATGCTCTGACGTGGTGGACGCAATGGCTCTGGCGGGCCGCCGTTTCCAGCCTGCTGGTCACTTTGCTGGCCGGGATCTGGGCCTTGACCCCCCCTTCGCAGAACTCAGCGGGGGCGTACGCGGATGATTTTGAAAGCCTTGTTTATGCCGGGCTGAATGAATTGAGCGACAGCCGGTGAAAACGTGGAAGGTCATTCTGGCGGCAGCGGTCATCTTCATAGCCGGAGTCCTGACAGGCGCGGTGGTGGTATGGAAGGCCCGCTCGGTGCCCACTTTGCCCACCGCCCGCAGCAACACCAACGCCCCCAGCCCATGGTTCATCCATCGCCCTGAATTCCTTGAGGTCATGAAAAAGGAACTGGCGTTGACCCCGGAACAGGCGGACAAAATTGCTGCCGCTGTCCGCACCAGCCGCCAGCGCACCGACTTTCTCTGGGAAATGCTCAAGGAGCCGCTGCAGGAGGAGTTGTACTTGCTCAAAGACAACATCCTGGCGGTGTTGGAGCCGGCGCAGCAAAAAAAGTTTGAAGAACTGATCAAGCCGCGTCCCCCGCGTTGGGATGGAGGCAAACGCTGGGGCGGAGACAAGGAAGGCGGCCGGCCGCCCGGTCCTCCAGGCCCTGGAGGCCCCGGCGGTCCACCTGACAATCAAAAACGCTCCGGTGGCCCCCCGCCCTGGGGGGGTGGACCCGGAGTAGGAGATAAACCTCCGGGCGGCCCACCTCCGGGCGGGCCGCCTCCCCTTCGACAACCAGGGGCACCTGGCGAGCGATAGTTTAATCGCGTCCTGCGGCCGCCAGGAAGGGCTTGATTTCGCGCATCAGGCGGCTGAAGTGATCAAACGTCAACTGCTGCGCCCCATCACTCCAAGCCTCAGCAGGATTGGGATGCACTTCCAAGAGCAGGCCATCGGCACCCATGGCCACGGCCCCCTTGCACAGAGACATGACCAAATCCGCCCGGCCGCATCCCTGACTGGGGTCAATGACGATTGGGCAATGGGACTCGTTTTTGATGATCGGGATGGTGGACAGGTCCAGGGTATTGCGGGTGTAGGTTTCAAAGGTACGAATGCCGCGCTCGCAGAAGATCAGGTTGGGGTTTTCATTGGCCAGAACGTATTCCCCGGCCAGCAGCCATTCTTCGATGCGCATGGATAAACCGCGCTTGAGCAACACGGGCTTGCCGGTCCGGGCGGCGGCAATGAGCAACTGGAAGTTTTGGGCGTTGCGCGTGCCGATTTGCAGGATGTCCGCATACTCGGCCACCAATTCCACGTGTTGCTCGCTGAGCAGCTCGGTGACGATGGGCAGCCCGGTTTCCTCCCGGGCCTTGGCGAGCAATTTAAGCCCCTTTTCGCCCAGGCCCTGAAATTCGTAAGGACTGGTCCTTGGCTTGAAAGCGCCGCCGCGCAGCACGGTGGCGCCCGCCTGCTTGACCACCTTGGCGGTGGCCATGAGTTGTTTTTCGCTTTCCACCGAGCAAGGCCCGGCCATGACGTGAAACTTGCGCCCCCCCAGGGTTACATGGCGGCTCACCTTGACGGTGGAGTTGTCTGGATGCGCCTCCCGGCTGACGAGTTTATATCGTTTTTGGACGGGCATGACACTCTCGACCTGCGGCCAGGCCGTGAGCGTTTCCAGCGAGGCATGCGTGCGTTCATCACCGATGGCGCCAATAACCGTCCGCGCCACCCCGCGCATGACATGGGGTTCGTACCCGAGCTTTTGGATTTCTTTGAGGACTGCATTTTCCTGCCGCCGGGTAATATTGGGCTTGAGAACGATGATCATAATGTTGTTGGTGCTTGCTGCTTAAAAAAACAAACCGCAGGAGGCATTCCTGCGGTTGGCAAACTGACGGTGAAACGACGGCAGCTCAAACGCAGGTGCCCGGGTGGGCGTACCACCCGTACCACGCGCCATTAAATCGAAAGCTGCTCACGTTCACGGGGACTAATCTAATGGAGGGCCTCGTGACGTCAACAAAAAATTGAGGTGCACGGTAACCCACCCCGGGATACCGATTTAATGAGGTCAACTTTCCTTGGACAGGGCCTCGGCCAGGTCCTGCTCGTGCTTGACCCGCGCGGCCTCCACGTCGTAGTTCACATTGTCGGGATGATCGGGGTTGAGCGGCGAGATGTCGCGCAGTTTCTTGATGATGCCCGGCAGGTGCCGCAGCAGGTAATCTACATCCTCGTCGGTGTTGTAAATGCCCAGGCTGAAACGCACGCTGCCCCGGGCGCGCATGGGGGTCAGCCCCATGGCCATGAGGACGTGCGAGGGGTCCAACGAGCCGGTGGTGCAGGCCGAGCCGCTCGAGGCACAGATGTTGACCTGGTCCAGAAGCAGCAGGACAGCTTCGGCCTCCACAAAATCAAAGGCGATGTTGCAGGTGTTGGGCAGGCGGGGTTCTTTGGCCCCGTTGCGGAAGGTGTGGGGGATGGTGGTGAGGATGGTGTTTTCCAGCCGGTCCCGCAACGCCCGCACCCGGGTGTTTTCCTCCTGCAGGCGCTCCATGGCCAGCTCGGCGGCGCGGCCAAAGCCGATGATGCTCGCCACGTTTTCGGTGCCACCGCGGCGACCGCGCTCCTGATGGCCGCCGATAATGTAAGGCTGGAATTTGGTGCGCCGCTTGATGTAGAGCATGCCGATCCCTTTGGGCGCGTGCAATTTGTGAGCGGAGAGGGAGAGGAAATCCACGCCCAAATCGCGCACGTCGAGTTTCAATTTACCGGGGACCTGCACGGCATCGGTATGGCACAGGACTCCTTTGGCTTTGCAGATGGCGGCGATTTCTTTGATGGGAAAGACCACGCCGGTTTCATTGTTGGCGTACATGACACTGACAATGGCCGTGTCGGGCCGGATGGCGCGCTCGACTTCTTTCAGGTCGAGCAGCCCTTCCGAGTCCACGGGCAGAAAAGTGACCTCGTACCCCTGCTTTTGCAGGTATTCGCCGTAGTTGATGTTGGCGGAGTGTTCCACGGCCGTCGTGACGACATGTCGCTTGTTGGGCTGGGTGGCCAGGGCGCTGTGGAGGGCGGCGTTGTTGCTTTCGGTGCCGCAACTGGTGAAAACCACTTCTTTAGGATCGGCATTGATCAGCGCGGCCACCTTTTCGCGCGCCTGTTCCACTCCCTTGTGGATTTCGTTGGCGAATTTGTAGGCACTGCTGGGATTGCCCCATAAATCCCGCAAATAAGGCACCATGGCCTCAATGACTTCCGGGGCCACCTGGGTGGTCGCGTTATTGTCAAAATAATAAAATTTTTTCTCGCTCATACTGCCGTTTCCTCGGTTCCCATCGCGTAACAAGACCAATTTAGTCTGATTTATACTACATCTTTTGGGCCAAACCGCAAGCTGGCATTGTCAAAAATTCCACAGGACCGGTTCAGACTTTGCCTGCACCCACCAGGCGGGCGAAGTGCTCGAAGGAGCGGTCGTAGGTCTGTTCCGCGTCGTCAGGGAAGCAGCAGGCGGGCAGTTGCCGCTGGCTGAGGTGATAATGAAGGCACTCGCAGCAGATGCCTTTGCGGGAGCAGGGATGGTAGCTGCAGTTGCAGCGTTTGAGATTGAGCGCTTTTTTGCATTCCATAAGCCTGAAGTGATAGAGGGGATTTTGCCC
Protein-coding regions in this window:
- the trpB gene encoding tryptophan synthase subunit beta, which produces MNSDAMLAATAPDAQGHFGPYGGRFVPETLMHPLRELEEEYFRAQQDPTFQDELQYYLREFCGRPTPLYFAERLTRELGGAKIYLKREDLLHTGAHKINNALGQVLLARRMGKRRVIAETGAGQHGVATATVAAMFGLECVVYMGETDCERQKLNVFRMKMLGAQVVPVTAGQRTLKEAINEAMRDWVTHVRHTHYILGTAYGAHPYPVMVRNFQRVIGDEARRQILEKEERLPDLLIACVGGGSNAIGLFYPFLSDASVRMLGVEAGGEGIQPGKHAARFQGGSLGVLQGTRSYVLQDPYGQIELTHSVSAGLDYAAVGPEHAWLRDQGRVEYSYATDEQALDAFLRLARLEGIIPALESAHAIAAAIQRAPTLGHDQIILLNLSGRGDKDVAQVAERITL
- a CDS encoding MFS transporter is translated as MGIIFLTVFLDLVGFGIVLPLLPIYGQKLQASEVMIGVIMASYSLMQFLFVPVWGRLSDRIGRRPVLLGSTACAALSYAAFGMASTLQGPAAIALLLGSRVIAGICGANIAVAQAYIADITPPAERSRRMGLIGMAFGLGFIFGPALGAISLKLLGHAGPGWVAATLCLSNFLFAFFMLPESRHAPDAVAPRPRWEQWRHTMKHPQIGLLVLVFFFATFCFTCYETTLGLLVSRNFRLDPATARDAEVVSILFAFGGVIGAVVQGGLIGRLVRRFGEGRIIAMSLFIVGFSLLPLPFIQGHTVLSFKGLFAPGGGDWWMLLAAIGALSIGASLTRPPLFGLISAMTDAHEQGATLGVAQSMGSLARIAGPVFAGVYYGLHPALPYLVGAGISLLTGVVTWWWLCRRTSPKAVTSPATPAAPQDPSAA
- a CDS encoding right-handed parallel beta-helix repeat-containing protein, which translates into the protein MLSAQTTNGQLVVQWGQPTAASKVLVAHDELWHYRLGTNAPQAIWAVAADSQLDGTWAVGQGGFGFGDPGIAGENTTVNVANLSSTLYLRRTFRVTEPLDPAAVLRLVVDYDDGFVAYLDGVEIARANLTNAVGAPVLHTATTGGRSHEASCCNPPTNPPETFTLGAVGNRLPPGDHVLAIIAVNQSLSSSDLHLIAELRLDPPPTGEVHGDFFSIVGTRGLTVSGRQQVAGARWVLINGNEVAGPPAPEQWQVSVPLSPGVNRLSVQVTDSTGHILSETNRLVVLRTAETLAGGTLASNTLWRAGSVVRLTNSLVIPRGGSLIIEPGVVVLAEANVVVRGTNVTVAAQGTEEQPIFWLPADGSNTNWGGLVLVGTNTTLVLQQVEILGGYVDLRDGAQGLLEDCYLHDYRGSSPPIVQTVGTPNEVTIVLRRCHVARYHELLLRLSHVRIEDCLLEYQDYSGDGIDFDGARPGSQIVRTTVRRGTIYNTDALDIGEYSPTEPSRGVLVADCLLHDFVDKGVSMGAYVEVTVSNCVIYNVESGISVKDSSLAAVYQSTVAAAQYGIRNYNKANPNAPDGGGAVTSSWNNIFWNLEVAAVSLLNGSTLAAEYSNFYHTNWPGVGNLAVDPLFVDAARHDYRLATNSPLRAAGREGWPMGAIYPVGGIPAAPGALEALRLTPGTLTLRWLDDADNEEAFELQRSTDCRTWQPLGSVPADVCEYADANPPLDVRVYYRVRARNRSGVSPWSAPAGATVLGAPHLGELRQVMYGSWGVSLDVPSGTEAVLEGSADLRHWQALWITNGVGGRLELMDPDPLRPAWRFYRVRLNR
- a CDS encoding sigma-70 family RNA polymerase sigma factor; protein product: MDQSDAELIAAVLKGDTDSFAPLVAKYSPRVFATARRYARKESEVEDIAQEVWLRAYQKLSSYRAEAPFEHWLMRLTVRVCYDFLREHQRNRETVLAELTEDQEDWLERFNQDPAGADSGAQAAKELIDKVLEQLSPEARLVITLLEIEERSVKEISRLTGWSISLVKVRAFRARREMRKVLEKMARDKYY
- the aroF gene encoding 3-deoxy-7-phosphoheptulonate synthase, encoding MIIVLKPNITRRQENAVLKEIQKLGYEPHVMRGVARTVIGAIGDERTHASLETLTAWPQVESVMPVQKRYKLVSREAHPDNSTVKVSRHVTLGGRKFHVMAGPCSVESEKQLMATAKVVKQAGATVLRGGAFKPRTSPYEFQGLGEKGLKLLAKAREETGLPIVTELLSEQHVELVAEYADILQIGTRNAQNFQLLIAAARTGKPVLLKRGLSMRIEEWLLAGEYVLANENPNLIFCERGIRTFETYTRNTLDLSTIPIIKNESHCPIVIDPSQGCGRADLVMSLCKGAVAMGADGLLLEVHPNPAEAWSDGAQQLTFDHFSRLMREIKPFLAAAGRD
- the nifS gene encoding cysteine desulfurase NifS, which produces MSEKKFYYFDNNATTQVAPEVIEAMVPYLRDLWGNPSSAYKFANEIHKGVEQAREKVAALINADPKEVVFTSCGTESNNAALHSALATQPNKRHVVTTAVEHSANINYGEYLQKQGYEVTFLPVDSEGLLDLKEVERAIRPDTAIVSVMYANNETGVVFPIKEIAAICKAKGVLCHTDAVQVPGKLKLDVRDLGVDFLSLSAHKLHAPKGIGMLYIKRRTKFQPYIIGGHQERGRRGGTENVASIIGFGRAAELAMERLQEENTRVRALRDRLENTILTTIPHTFRNGAKEPRLPNTCNIAFDFVEAEAVLLLLDQVNICASSGSACTTGSLDPSHVLMAMGLTPMRARGSVRFSLGIYNTDEDVDYLLRHLPGIIKKLRDISPLNPDHPDNVNYDVEAARVKHEQDLAEALSKES
- a CDS encoding DUF6485 family protein; amino-acid sequence: MECKKALNLKRCNCSYHPCSRKGICCECLHYHLSQRQLPACCFPDDAEQTYDRSFEHFARLVGAGKV